In Spirochaetota bacterium, a single genomic region encodes these proteins:
- a CDS encoding AraC family transcriptional regulator: protein MKSPIPYTITGVMKRISLDFFFIAKHNINGKVSFHDHNTLEIVYYLQGNGETTIGNNTYQFNKNSFTIVPKGVRHDQKNNKELVNGCIGVSGSGLENLIGAYQDSFGVLRNEFLLLADELENKEPGYAIIADGILLKIIGTIRRIASSAAQSASKEAIAERAVALIREKEGVISVEDLSGMFYIRSDYFGRLFKEYTKKTPIQYILDVKLDKAKDLLTDTSLTISAIAQRCGFEDVYYFSKFFKKRIGVTPTVFRKSAAHE from the coding sequence ATGAAAAGTCCTATTCCTTATACTATAACAGGGGTGATGAAAAGGATCAGTCTTGATTTTTTCTTTATTGCCAAACACAATATAAACGGCAAGGTTTCTTTTCATGATCATAATACTCTTGAGATCGTGTATTACCTTCAGGGTAACGGAGAGACAACAATAGGGAATAACACCTATCAGTTCAATAAAAACAGTTTCACTATAGTGCCGAAAGGCGTTCGGCATGATCAGAAAAATAACAAAGAACTGGTTAATGGATGTATTGGCGTATCAGGCAGCGGACTGGAGAATTTAATTGGCGCATATCAGGATTCATTCGGAGTGCTCAGGAATGAATTCCTGCTGCTTGCTGATGAGTTGGAAAATAAAGAACCTGGATATGCGATTATCGCGGATGGTATTCTCCTCAAGATCATCGGGACCATCCGTCGGATCGCATCTTCAGCAGCACAGTCAGCTTCGAAAGAAGCGATCGCCGAAAGAGCTGTTGCACTGATCCGGGAAAAAGAAGGTGTAATTTCCGTTGAAGATCTTTCCGGGATGTTCTATATCAGAAGCGATTATTTCGGACGGCTTTTCAAAGAGTATACGAAAAAAACGCCTATCCAGTATATCCTCGATGTCAAACTGGATAAAGCCAAAGACCTCCTTACGGATACTTCACTGACGATCAGCGCGATCGCACAGCGTTGCGGATTTGAAGACGTCTACTATTTCTCGAAGTTCTTTAAAAAACGGATCGGGGTTACTCCAACTGTTTTCAGAAAATCAGCGGCACATGAATAG
- a CDS encoding SpoIIE family protein phosphatase: protein KRVEAGDLSVAVSVDSRDETADLANGFNTMAKNLSELRTTDLQMAAKVQRNLLPQLPNAGRFDVAVHYEAFSYVSGDFYDFYTDDNGTLTGLVLFDVSGHGVSSGLITTLIRPIMYRSFTSDTKVALSDIIAKANRSIIKAKGDVDNYLTCIMLRFSGNEMQYVNAGHPDLLKKDANEHVAPVKPGGNAVQGAFMGQEGMVEFFEEMNREYQVPMTNGDVFLLFTDCLIETRSPAGEEFGLNGVSRVLRDAPSAMSAADIVKRIVAAHAEHRGGAALADDLTIVGVKVR, encoded by the coding sequence TGAAACGCGTTGAGGCGGGCGATCTGTCCGTAGCGGTATCGGTCGATTCACGCGACGAAACGGCCGATCTTGCCAACGGGTTTAACACGATGGCAAAGAACCTGTCGGAGCTTCGCACCACCGATCTGCAGATGGCCGCCAAGGTGCAGCGCAATCTCCTTCCGCAGCTGCCGAACGCCGGGCGATTCGATGTGGCCGTCCATTACGAGGCGTTCTCCTATGTCTCCGGCGATTTCTACGATTTCTACACCGATGACAACGGCACATTGACCGGACTTGTGCTGTTCGATGTTTCGGGACACGGCGTCTCCTCGGGGCTTATCACCACATTGATACGCCCCATCATGTACCGAAGCTTCACATCCGATACAAAGGTCGCGCTTTCTGATATAATCGCCAAGGCGAACCGCAGCATCATCAAGGCGAAGGGCGACGTGGATAATTATCTCACCTGCATCATGCTCCGTTTCTCCGGGAATGAGATGCAGTATGTCAATGCCGGACACCCCGATCTGCTTAAAAAAGACGCGAACGAACATGTTGCGCCGGTCAAACCCGGGGGGAATGCCGTCCAGGGGGCGTTCATGGGCCAGGAGGGCATGGTCGAATTCTTCGAGGAGATGAACCGCGAGTATCAGGTGCCCATGACGAACGGCGATGTATTTCTGCTTTTTACGGACTGTCTTATCGAAACCAGATCCCCCGCAGGTGAAGAATTCGGGCTTAACGGTGTTTCGCGTGTTCTCCGTGATGCACCGTCGGCAATGTCCGCTGCCGATATCGTCAAACGCATCGTCGCCGCGCATGCGGAACATCGCGGCGGGGCGGCATTGGCGGATGATCTTACCATCGTCGGTGTCAAGGTGCGATAG
- a CDS encoding DAK2 domain-containing protein, which produces MENINRGDLAPLFKSLRDAFAAQRDFLIDLDGKVGDSDLGLTMSRAFIAAYEAVAANAADPIGRTIQLAGMAIGKASPSTMGTLVATGFMRGGKALDLSSSIGTAEMSIFWIAFMNGVIERGKAKRGDKTLIDVVAPVSESLAASAACGAALHEALFDAAAAAAGGLEATKGMIAQHGKAACFREKTLGLQDAGATVGFIITDTLRQFVAGLKE; this is translated from the coding sequence ATGGAGAACATAAACAGAGGGGATCTGGCGCCATTATTCAAGAGTCTCCGCGATGCCTTTGCCGCACAACGCGACTTTCTCATAGACCTCGACGGTAAAGTTGGTGACAGTGACCTGGGGCTTACGATGAGCAGGGCTTTCATTGCCGCCTATGAGGCCGTTGCGGCTAATGCTGCGGACCCGATCGGCCGGACCATTCAGCTTGCCGGCATGGCTATCGGGAAGGCGTCGCCATCGACCATGGGAACTCTTGTCGCGACGGGTTTTATGCGTGGTGGCAAAGCTCTTGACCTGTCCTCATCAATTGGAACGGCAGAAATGTCCATTTTCTGGATTGCTTTTATGAACGGAGTTATCGAGAGAGGCAAAGCCAAGCGCGGGGACAAGACATTGATCGACGTGGTAGCCCCCGTTTCCGAATCTCTTGCCGCTTCCGCTGCGTGCGGAGCCGCTCTTCACGAAGCACTGTTCGATGCAGCCGCTGCTGCCGCCGGTGGACTTGAAGCGACTAAGGGGATGATAGCCCAGCATGGAAAGGCGGCCTGTTTCCGGGAAAAAACCTTGGGATTGCAGGATGCGGGTGCAACCGTCGGTTTTATTATCACCGATACTCTTCGACAGTTTGTCGCAGGGCTAAAGGAATAG
- a CDS encoding nucleoside hydrolase, translating to MFENTYKDRFTMLSGSYMLERLSTPMEKVDVVLDTDTYNEVDDQFALAYSLLVPERINVEAVYAAPFLNDRAASPADGMVKSYNEIQTVLGLMGRKESMPVLKGSDRFLENPADPVRSPAALDLVERAMRRKEKPLYVLAIGCPVNIASALLIEPAIREKIIVVWLGSHPPYWMSAREFNCSQDIISSQVLYNSGVPFVNIPCKNVAEHLRTSVPELKACIAGTSRISDYLYSIVKDYSKGDPVWSKVIWDISTVAYLVNPSWIPTQIIHAPVLTDHHTFSLDARRHFMRVAIDANRDLVFADMFARLNACGN from the coding sequence ATGTTCGAGAACACGTACAAAGACAGATTTACCATGCTCTCCGGCTCGTACATGCTGGAGCGTCTCAGCACTCCTATGGAGAAGGTCGATGTGGTACTGGATACTGACACATACAATGAAGTTGACGACCAGTTCGCCCTGGCGTACAGTCTCCTTGTTCCTGAAAGGATCAACGTAGAGGCCGTCTATGCGGCTCCGTTCCTGAACGACCGGGCCGCAAGTCCTGCTGACGGCATGGTGAAAAGTTATAACGAGATACAGACTGTTCTGGGCCTCATGGGACGAAAAGAGAGCATGCCGGTACTGAAAGGCTCGGACCGTTTCCTTGAAAATCCCGCAGACCCTGTCAGGAGCCCGGCAGCACTTGATCTGGTTGAACGGGCTATGAGACGAAAGGAAAAACCGCTGTATGTTCTGGCTATCGGATGTCCGGTGAACATAGCCTCCGCTCTTCTCATAGAACCAGCGATCAGGGAAAAAATAATAGTGGTCTGGCTTGGGTCACATCCTCCGTACTGGATGTCCGCGCGGGAATTCAACTGCAGCCAGGATATCATTTCATCCCAGGTCCTTTATAATTCGGGCGTTCCTTTCGTTAATATACCATGCAAGAATGTGGCGGAACACCTCCGGACATCCGTTCCCGAATTGAAAGCGTGTATCGCGGGCACGAGCAGGATCAGTGATTATTTGTACAGTATTGTCAAGGACTATAGCAAGGGCGATCCTGTATGGTCGAAAGTCATCTGGGATATTTCAACGGTGGCATATCTTGTAAATCCCAGCTGGATACCGACCCAGATCATCCATGCGCCTGTGCTGACAGACCACCACACATTCAGTCTGGATGCCAGACGGCATTTCATGCGGGTTGCTATTGACGCGAACAGAGACTTGGTTTTTGCGGACATGTTCGCCCGGTTGAATGCCTGCGGAAATTAA
- a CDS encoding dihydroxyacetone kinase subunit DhaK: MKKFLNAPEQFVDEMLEGIYSAHPEQVRCTAGDLRCIVTSRPVKGKVGIVTGGGSGHLPLFLGYIGEGLLDGCSVGGVFQSPSADQMFEVTKAISQGAGVLYIYGNYTGDIMNFDMATEMAAMEGINVLSVVGNDDVASSPKGQEHKRRGVAGIFFVYKAAGAAAAEGMSLDDVKRVAEKAKDNVRTMGVALTPCIIPEVGHASFSIGENEMEIGMGIHGEPGIQRGALRKAAEVVEEMMKPILADLPFVKGDEVAVLVNGLGATPKEELYVLFRSVSSILEDIGISIFHVYVGEFATSMEMAGASISLLKLDDELRRLVARPAASPFFEQKQL, from the coding sequence ATGAAGAAGTTCCTGAATGCACCTGAACAGTTTGTTGACGAAATGCTGGAAGGCATCTATTCCGCCCATCCCGAACAGGTCCGCTGCACGGCCGGAGATCTGCGATGCATCGTTACCTCCCGCCCGGTAAAGGGCAAGGTTGGTATCGTCACGGGTGGTGGGTCTGGCCATCTTCCTCTCTTTCTCGGGTATATCGGCGAGGGACTGCTTGACGGCTGCTCCGTCGGCGGAGTATTCCAGTCACCCAGTGCCGACCAGATGTTTGAAGTCACAAAAGCCATCAGTCAGGGGGCAGGGGTTCTCTATATTTATGGGAACTACACGGGTGATATCATGAATTTCGATATGGCGACCGAAATGGCAGCCATGGAAGGCATCAATGTTCTTTCTGTTGTCGGAAATGACGATGTGGCATCCTCTCCAAAAGGCCAGGAACACAAACGTCGCGGTGTCGCCGGCATCTTTTTCGTTTATAAGGCCGCTGGGGCCGCTGCCGCAGAAGGAATGAGCCTCGACGACGTAAAGCGCGTCGCAGAAAAGGCAAAGGACAACGTACGTACCATGGGCGTTGCACTTACTCCATGCATTATTCCCGAAGTGGGGCATGCCTCTTTTTCTATCGGCGAAAACGAAATGGAAATTGGCATGGGTATTCACGGCGAACCCGGCATTCAACGGGGAGCGTTGCGCAAGGCAGCCGAAGTTGTAGAAGAGATGATGAAGCCGATCTTGGCTGACCTTCCCTTCGTGAAAGGCGACGAGGTTGCCGTTCTGGTGAACGGCCTGGGTGCAACCCCTAAGGAAGAACTCTATGTCCTCTTCCGCAGTGTGTCCTCTATCTTGGAGGATATCGGGATTTCGATATTTCATGTATATGTCGGCGAGTTCGCGACTTCGATGGAAATGGCAGGGGCCTCCATCTCCTTGCTCAAACTTGATGATGAGCTAAGGCGCCTTGTCGCGCGCCCTGCAGCCTCGCCATTTTTCGAGCAGAAACAGTTATAA